In Candidatus Pantoea bituminis, the genomic window GCCTGATGGAGATGACCGGTATTGCGGATTCCATTGTTTCGTCCACTTTCCGCGCACTGGAAGTGTTCCTGAGCGCCGCCGTGATTTATCTGCTGCTCACCATGCTGGTTAGCAAAGGCGTCTCAATGCTGGAACGACGTTTATCACCTTACTATTTTGGAGCGCGGTCATGACCAAACCCACGATTATGCTGAGTCATCTCAGAAAGAGTTACGCGGGCCATGAAGTGCTGCACGATATCAGCCTGACGGCACACGACGGTGATGTTATTTCGCTGATTGGCGCCAGTGGCTCCGGTAAAAGTACCTTGCTGCGTTGCATTCCTTTCCTGGAAGTGCCCCAGGCTGGCGAGATTACGGTGGGCGATGAAATCGTCTCTATCGATAACACGGAGGAAAAGCTCAGCCGTGAGCAGCGTCGTCGCATCAAGCTGATGCGTATGCAGCTTGGCTTTGTGTTTCAAAGTTTTAATCTGTGGCCGCATAAAACCGTGATGCAAAATATTATTGAAGCGCCGGTGCATGTGCAAAAGCGCAATCACAAAGAGGCGATTGAAGAAGCCGAAGCGTTGCTGCACAAAGTGGGATTGTATGCAAAGCGCGATGCCTGGCCTTCACAACTTTCGGGTGGGCAACAACAGCGCGTTGCGATTGCGCGTGCGCTGGCGCAGCAACCAAAAGCGATCCTGTTTGATGAACCGACTTCAGCACTCGATCCAGAACTGGTAGGAGAGGTGTTGCGCGTAATCCGCAGCCTGGCGGAAGAGGGGCGCACCATGATCATCGTGACCCATGAAATGGGTTTCGCCCGCGAAGTATCGAACAAAGCGGTGTTTCTGCATCAAGGAATCGTTGAGGAGTCTGGCGCACCGGAGCAGGTATTTCTCGACCCTGTATCGCCACGTTGTCGCGCCTTTGTAAACAGCCATTTCCAGCGCAACGCGGGATAACGTTCTTTTATTTGATCACGTTCATTCAAGGATGAGTGACGTTTTTAATCAGGATTTCCTTCACGTGCCCTTGACGAATCCCCGTCCTTAAAATAAAACTAGAACCCGTCAGGGAGTCTCGCCAAAGAGACTGAGAGGCTAATAGCGCAATGCGCGGCTTAGCGACCCTTAGAACCTGACCCAGTTGATACTGGCGTAGGAAGACCTGGATCTCAGTGCGTTGAGCTCCTTGCCGCAAGGGCCGATCCGCACTGCTCTCGCCTTTTTCCTTTCATGTATCACGGGTCTTCGCTGTTAAACGACGAGGCCAATGTGATGAACTCTCCCAATGAAACTGCCTTACTCGCAGCCTCCGCATCATGAGCCGCTGGTCGGTTTTAGGCAGCGGTGTGTCTGGTTTATGTGTCGCCACGCTGCTGGTCGAACAGGGTGAATCCGTCGAAGTGATCAGCAAAGAGGATTGTCTTCCGGCTTCGCATTGGGCTGGTGGCATGCTGGCACCTTGGTGCGAAGCTGAAAGCGCGCCTCAAACGGTTATCGATTGGGGACAGCATTCCGCTGCGTGGTGGTCAAAACGTGTTGATGGCGTTGAACACAACGGCACGTTAGTTATTGCGCCGCCGCGTGATAGCCTGGAACTGACGCGCTTCGCAAAAATGACGTCGGAGCATCAATGGGTTGCACCGGGCGAAATCGAACCTGCGTTGGAAAATCGCTTCGCACGCGGCTTGTTCTTTTCAGGCGAAGCGCACCTAAATCCACGTGATGCTATGCAGCAACTGCGCGCAAAATTGCTGCAGGCCAATGTCTCTTTTCATAACGGCGAACCCAGCGGAAAAATCATTGATTGTCGCGGCATCCACGCTGCCGAAGACCAGCCTGCACTGCGCGCTGTGCGCGGTGAAATGCTGATCCTGCAAACTGATGAAGTTCAGTTCTCGCGCCCGGTTCGCCTGTTACACCCTCGATTCCCTTGCTATCTGGTGCCGCGAGCAGCAGGACGTTTTATGCTTGGTGCCACCATGGTGGAAAGTCATGACGACAGCCCAATCAGCGCGCGCGCCATGATGGAATTGCTTAGCGCGGCGTACACCCTTCATCCGGCACTGGCTGAAGCTCGCATTGTTGAAAGCGGCACCGGTCTGCGTCCCGCCTATCGCGATAACCTGCCTGAGGTTCGCTACCAACACGGCATATTTTTCTTAAACGGTATGTATCGGCATGGTTTTTTGCTGGCACCCATTATGGCTGAAAAACTGATGCAGCAACTGGCCCAGGAGGTTTTGTAATGCGTATTCAACTTAATGGTCGTCCGATCGAAACGGAAGCCAACACCTTGGCAGAACTGCTTCAAGAACAGCAGATAGATGCCAGCTGCGTCGCCAGCGCCGTGGACGGTGAATTTGTACCGCGATCTCGCTACGACGCTCAGCACATCACCGCAGGTTGTCAGCTAGAAATTTTGTCACCGATGCAGGGAGGTTAAGTATGTTTTACGATTTCCAACCCCAGTCGCGATTTTTACTGGGAACCGCCGGTTATCCGTCGCCTGATGTGTTAGCGCAAGCGATTAGCGCATCGGGCACAGAAATTATTACGGTTAGCCTGCGCCGCGAGGGCAGTGCAGGTGGTGCATTCCGTGAACTGCTGAAGCCGCTGAACACGCGAATTCTGCCTAACACTGCAGGTTGTCACACAGTCAAAGAGGCGGTAACCACCGCGCAAATGGCACGCGAACTCTTCAA contains:
- a CDS encoding ABC transporter ATP-binding protein, whose product is MTKPTIMLSHLRKSYAGHEVLHDISLTAHDGDVISLIGASGSGKSTLLRCIPFLEVPQAGEITVGDEIVSIDNTEEKLSREQRRRIKLMRMQLGFVFQSFNLWPHKTVMQNIIEAPVHVQKRNHKEAIEEAEALLHKVGLYAKRDAWPSQLSGGQQQRVAIARALAQQPKAILFDEPTSALDPELVGEVLRVIRSLAEEGRTMIIVTHEMGFAREVSNKAVFLHQGIVEESGAPEQVFLDPVSPRCRAFVNSHFQRNAG
- the thiS gene encoding sulfur carrier protein ThiS, whose amino-acid sequence is MRIQLNGRPIETEANTLAELLQEQQIDASCVASAVDGEFVPRSRYDAQHITAGCQLEILSPMQGG
- a CDS encoding FAD-dependent oxidoreductase gives rise to the protein MSRWSVLGSGVSGLCVATLLVEQGESVEVISKEDCLPASHWAGGMLAPWCEAESAPQTVIDWGQHSAAWWSKRVDGVEHNGTLVIAPPRDSLELTRFAKMTSEHQWVAPGEIEPALENRFARGLFFSGEAHLNPRDAMQQLRAKLLQANVSFHNGEPSGKIIDCRGIHAAEDQPALRAVRGEMLILQTDEVQFSRPVRLLHPRFPCYLVPRAAGRFMLGATMVESHDDSPISARAMMELLSAAYTLHPALAEARIVESGTGLRPAYRDNLPEVRYQHGIFFLNGMYRHGFLLAPIMAEKLMQQLAQEVL